The genomic stretch CGGCATGAAGGGCCTGCTGCGCAATCTGGCGATGGGTGGCGACCTGACGTTCGAGGACATTACCGCCGCGACTGCGCTTTATCGTCCTGGTCCGATGGACTCGGGCCTGATGGACGACTTCATCCAGATCAAGCAGGGCTGCAAGCTGCCGTTCTATGAGCATCCGGCGATGGAGCCCGCACTCAAGGACACCTACGGCGTGATCGTCTACCAGGAGCAGGTCATGCAACTGGCGGTCGACCTTGCCGGCTTCACCCGCGCCGAAGCAGACCACCTGCGTAAGGCGATGGGCAAGAAGGACAAGGACAAGATGGCGGAGATGCGCCAGAAGTGGGTCGACGGCTGTAAGGCGACCAACGGCATGGATGAGGTCAAGTCGGGGCCGCTGTTCGATAAGATCGAAGCCTTCGCAGGCTACGGCTTCAACCGTTCGCACGCGGTGGAGTATTCGATCGTGTCCTACTGGACGATGTGGGTGCGCGTGCGCTATCCGGCCGAATACTTCGCCGCCTGCATGTCGATCGTCAAAGAGGAGAAGCTGCCTGGCCTGGTGAACGATGCCCGCGAGTATGGGATCGAGATCCTGCCGCCGTCGATCAACAAGTCCACGCACCGCTTCACCATCCCTGACGACAAGCACCTGCTGGCGCCGTTCTCCAGCGTCAAGGGTATCTCCGAGAACACCGCGCGCCGCATTGTGGAGCTGCGCAATGCAGAGGGCGGGGCGTTCCGGGACATGGACCACTTCCTTGCCGTGACCGAAGCGAAGGGCTCGAAGGTGAACAGCAAGGTCCGCGACGCGCTCGACAAGGTGGGCGCGCTGGTGGAGATCCAGCCTGGCGCCAAGCCTGCACGTGCGATGGAGCGGCGCCGCGACCAGACGGAGCTGATGCCTGGGCTGATCATCGACAGCGTGAAAGCCGACCGGCAGACCGACCTGACCGAGAAGTTCCTGCGGGCAAAGGTCATCAGCCTGGTGCAGGAATACAAGAAGTGCGACGCCTGCTCTCTGGCGGGCCAGAACCACCCGACGGTGCGCGCCAAGAACACCGTGAAGTTCATGGTGGTCACGGACTGTCCGAGCTGGCAGGAAGAGAAGGCCGACAAGATGCTGGAGGGCGATAGCGCCACCTTCATCAAGGAGGCATTGAAGGCGAATGGCCTGGCGCCGGCGGAGGGCTACTACACCTCGCTCGTGAAGGCGAAGAAGGACGACAAGTTCCTCTCCAACGCCCAGATCAACAACTGCTCGGGCTTCCTCAAGCGCGAGATTGAACTGATCAAGCCGCCCGTGATCGTGGCCCTGGGCTCGGCCGCCATCAAGCACTTCATCCCTGGCATCAAGGGCGGCACTGGCGACCTGGCCGGCAAGGTGATCTACGACAAGACGCTTGACGCCAGCATCGTGTGTGGCCTGAATCCGCAGCAGTTGGTGTTCGACCCGTCCAAGATGGCCGTGCTCGAGGCCGTGTTCGCAAAAGTTGCCGAGTGTTTGTCCTGACGAAGCAGTAAGTATTGACTATCAACCCCTAATTGCAGACCGTAAGCTGAGTCTGTTGAACGACATACCGAAAGGAGATCGCCATGTCGCAAAAGGAAATCCCCGTCTCTGACGACGAACTGGCTGCACTGATGGCCGAACTCGAGGAAGCCACCGGCGTGCCGGCCGAAGCGCCGGCGCCGACGCCTGCGCCGGCCCGCGTGGCCGCGCCCGAACCGGAGGCCGAGCCCGCGCCCGAGCCCGCCGCTGATGCCGACGAACTCGAGGCGCTCGCGGCGCTGGAAGCGGGTGGGCAGCCCGAGCCCGAGCCCGCCGTCACCCAGACGCCGGTCGTGGAAGAGGACGACATGGATGCGCAGCTGGCCGCCCTCGAGGCGCAACTGGACCGCGCCCGTGAGGCCGAAGCTGCCGCCGAACTTGAAGCGGCTGTCGCATCGGGCACCGCTGTCGCTGAGGAGATTGCCGCCGCTGCCAGCGAGCCGGCCCCTGAGCCCGCTGCGGAGCCGGAGCCGACCCCGCGTCGCGTGGTGGTGCATGCAGACGGCACCAAGACGATGCCCAACATCGGCGGCCCCGCGAGCCCCGCCGCGCCCGTCAACGAGGAGGACGACGGCATGCCGGCGCCGAAGGCCAAAGCCCCGGCGCTGGACTTCTACGTCGACGTGGACGACTTCCGGCGGACCACCACCGTCACGGACACCAACCTCGACGAGTGCATGATCCAGCAAAGCGGTTTGCGTGCGTTTTACGGTGCTCAGGCCGCGCGTGCTGAAGCGCAGCATGCTCGCCTCAAAGTTCGCTTTGAAGTGCTCGAAGCAAAACTGTTTGACGAGCACCGCAAGCTGCTTACGGCGACGGGTGAGAAAGTCACGGAAAAAGCAGTCGAGAACGCCGTTCGTTTGGACCCGCGCTACCTCCAGGGCAAGACTCGCGTGATCGAAGCCGAGTCGATCGCCAACGTGAACCGTGCGATGGTCGATTCGCTGCGCGATCGCGCCAGCATGGTGATCCAGTTGTGTGCGGATCGCCGTGACGAGTTCAAGGGCCAAGCGCGCGTCATGGCGCAGCAGCAGGAGCGTGACGAACTGCGTGCGCGCGCCTTCGCGGCAGCTTCGCGAGCCGCCGCTTAACCCGAGTCAAATATAAGTCAACGCTGACTATAATTTACTAGCTGAAACGAGGTAAGCAGTCGCCAATTTTGCAAGCGACTGCCCAACTCTAAAAGGCACCTTTCAACACGAAACGAAACAAGGAAAAGCGATGGATGCAAACAAACTGATGAGCCTGATGAAGCAGAAGAAGGCAGCGCTCAAGACGAAGGAGAAGACCCTCAAGCCGACTCCGGGTTCGAGCCGCTACGTTCTGCTGCCGGGTTGGCGCAAGGGCGAAGAGCACGTGTGGTTCCACGAGTTCGGCCAGCACTACATCAAGAACGCCGCGAAGGAGATCCAGGCGGTCTACCCGTGCTCGGACAAGACCTACGGCAAGCCGTGTGCGATCTGCGAAGGGCTGAACAAGGCCATGCGCATGACCGCCGACGACGAGACGGTGGAGCTGCTCAAGGAAGCCAACGCTGGCCAGAGCTTCCTGTTCAACGTGCTGGCGCTCGATGGCGACTCCCCGAACGAGCCGGCGATTCTCGAAGTCCGCAAGTCGGTCTTCGGCCAGATCGTCGACCTGATCGAGGACTGGGGCGGCAAGCTGTTCGACCCGGACGAGCCGCAGATCATCACCATCAACCGTGACGGCAAGGGCCTGAACACCAAATACAGCGTGCAAGTCTCGCCGAAGACCTACCCGCTGCCGAAGGGCGTTCTGTCCAAGCTGCACAACCTCGACGAGTATGTGGCGCAGGAAAGCGAAGAGCAGCAACGTCGCGCCCTGGCAGCCATCAACTCGGTTGCGGGCCTGCTGCCTCCGCCGACCAGCGCCGACAAGCCCAAGACTGCTCCGGCAGCCCTGAGCTACGACGATGACGACGCGGCACTGACCGCCCTCGAAGAGCGTGAACGCGCGCAGGCAAGCAAGCCGTCTGCCGATTCGGTCAAGCTCGACGATGAGCTGGACGACATCCTGGGCGAACTGGAAACCGGAACCTGATCGGTTTTCGGACTGGCCCGCAAGGGCCGGCACTTTCGGGTGCTGGCCCTTTTTTCGTCTCAGGAGAGCAGTTTTCATGAGCAAGACCCTTTTGATCGACGCCAACTCGATCGGTTACGCCTGCCACAGCAGCACCAAGCTGACTGCTGGCGGCATGCAGACCCAGGCGGTTTTCGGTTTCGTCCGCACGATGCGCGAACTGCGCCGCGAATATCCAAAGCACACGCCGATGGTTCTCTGGGACGGTCGGGCCGAGTGGCGCTTCAAGCTGCACCCGCTCTACAAGTCCAACCGCGACAACGACCCGAAAAAGGTCGCCATGAAGGAAGCGTATGCCGAGCAGCGCCCCTACATCGCTCGCGCCCTCAAGCATCTGGGCATCCGTCAGGTAACGGCGCTCCAGCATGAAGCTGACGACATGGCGGGCTACTTCGTCGCGGAGCTGACCAAGAACCCCGAGAACGAAGTCGTCCTGATCACAGGCGACGAGGACTGGATTCAATTGGTCCGCCGCAACGTCACCTGGCGTGACATGCGCAACGACGACAAGAAGGTCAGCCTCGCCAACCTGTTCGACAAGACTGGCTACAAGACGCCCTACGCCTTCCTCGAAGGCAAGTGCTTGCAGGGCGATACGTCTGACGTGATCAGTGGCGTGGGCAAGATCGGCGAGAAGGGCGCACCGGAGTTCCTGGCGCAATTCGGCACCGTGCGCGAGTTCTGGCGCCGCGTCGATTCCGGCGAGTTCACGCTGAAGTATGTGGCGCACAAGAACCTGGCGTCGCCCGAAGGCCGCGCGATCTTTGCCCGCAACCTCAAGCTGATGCAGCTCCTCAAGGTCCAGAAGCCGGCGAAAGAGGACATGCGCGTCGAAATCGGCAAGGTCGACGACGAAGCCTTCCAGGCGCTCTGCGAAGAGCTTGCCTTCAGCTCGATCCTCAAGAACGTGCCGCTGTTCACATCCATCTTCAAGTAATCAAGGAACACACCATGAGCAAGACCCTCGCAGACCTGTGCGATGACCTGGACAAGGCGATCGGCTCGAATGCCGACAACCAAGCCGTCACGCAGTGGATTGACACTGGCTCGCCCGAGCTGAACTACGCGATCTCCGGCCGCTACGACGGCGGCCTGCCGTATGGCCGGATGGTCGAAATGTTCGGCGAGTCGTCCACCGGTAAGACCGCGCTCGCGACCAAGTGGATGGCTCGCGCGCAGGAGCTGGGCGGCGTCGCCGGCTTCATCGACTGGGAGCGCTCCTTCAGCGTCGACCTGGCCACTGCCGGCTTTGGCCTGAACGACCGTCGCCCGCACTGGATCTATGGCAAGCCGCGCACGTGGGAAGAAGGCAACGTGCTGGCGGCGAAGGCGATCCAGGCAATCCGCAAGAGCGGTGCGATCCCTGACGAAGCGCCGATCCTGTTCGTGTTCGACTCCATTGCGGCTGCGCTGCCCAAGAGCCAGGCTGAGAAGGAGATTGACGAATACACCATGAACGACACGACCGCGCTGGCGCGTGTCACGTCGACCACGCTCAAGGCGATGGCCCAGCACGCAGAGGAGCACAACGCCACGTTCCTCTACCTGAACCAGATTCGCCTGAAGCCGGGTGTGGTCTACGGCGACCCGCGCACCACCCCTGGCGGCAAGGCGATGGAGTATTACGCCTCCGCTCGTATCGCGCTGGGCCGCCAGAAGATCATGGAGCAGAAGGGCGGCGAGAAGGAGTTCGCTGGCCAGAACATCACGGCACAGGTCACGAAGTCCAAGTTCACCAAGCCGTTCAAGGAAGCCAACCTGCGCATGACGTTCGATGACGCCGGCGTGGCCCACTTCGACATGACGTTCTCGCTGCTGGAATTCCTGATCGAGAAGGGGGCCGTGCCGTATTCGAAGCCGTATGCCACCTGGGACGACGGCAAGAAGTATCACGTCAAAGCGCTCGCCAAGCACATTGACGAGACGGGTCAGCACGCAGCGCTGATGGCGAAGCTGCCCCCGCTGCCTGGTTTGAAGGTAGCCGCGTAAAGCCCTAAGCAGCCCCTCCCTACAATCAGAGCACGATTCTAGGGAGGGCTCAATGGGCACGCGAGTAGTTGGTTTTATCCCGCCAGTGGTGGGAACAGAAGGGGAATTCAACACGTTTCGCATTGGCGGCTTCTACGCCAAGAACCTCTCGGTGGGCGAGGAGGTTTTCCTGCTCAACGAGAAGGAGCGACTGGTCTTCGGAAGGGCCGTAGTCACAGGCGTCGAAGTCGGTAAGCTCGGCGAAATGTGCGCCATTCACGGCGACAAGAATCACACCGAGCTGGAAGTCTCCAGCGACGGTCGCAGCCCCGAACGCCTGTTCCACCTCTTGCAGAAGATTCATGGGCCGCACATCGCGACGCCCACCAAGAAGACCACCGTGATTTACATGCGGAGATTGGAATGAGTGACGGCAATACCCTCGACGACGTTCTGCACTTTGGCAAACACAAGGGCTCGACCATCAGGAACGTCCTGCAAGTCGAGCCCACCTATCTGGCCTGGTTGCGCGACAAGACTGCGGAGGAAAAGGCGCAGTGCTTTTTCGACCAAGAGGCCAACGACCAGATCGACAACGCGCTCCGCAACATGAAGGGGCGCCGGGGTAGCAACAGGCAACGCATCTGGTCGGACAATCCCCCGCCGCAAATCGCTGACAGGCTCAAGGCCCAGGCCGCCGCTCAGGAGGCGGCACGCACTCGTGAGGAAGAGGAGCGTGCCGCTCTGGCAGCCCAGGCGGCGATCGAGGCTGCCCAGGCTCGAGACATGGCCTACGCTCACGAGTGGGGTGCATGGTGATGCGCAACGACTACAGCCGCGAGCGTCGCCGCTGGGACGCCATCTCCAGCCGTCAGCGCGTCGCCGACGTGGGTCACATCGACTATGAAGACATGGGCCTGGGTCTCGTGGTGTTCGATGAAGAGTGGCCAGGCGAGAAGCTCGCACCGCGCCGCGTCGACAAGGTGGAGTGCGAATCTACGGCTCGCACTGGCAAGGCAAGGCGCCGCGAGCAGAAGCGCCAGCGCGAGCAGGAGCGGGCAAACGAGCGACGCATCCAGCAGGTCCGCGAACAAGAGCTTGGCTGGGGAGGGTGGTGATGCGGTATCCCCACACGGTGAACGGCCGCTTCTATGGCAACTGGCACTACCTGCCGTCGGGCAAGGCGCTGTATCTGGCCCACCGCCGACCAGGCGAAGTGTTTCACCGCCGCACCGCCTGGTGCATCGACGTGCGCACGCTGGAAGAAGCCAAAACACGCGGCATCTCCTACATCGGCGTGGTCACACGCGATGGCAAAAAGCGCAATTTCTGGATCACGCTGGTGGACGACTTCTTCACGGACCCGCACAGCTTTGGCCACTTCGGTGACACGCGCCAGCGCGGCCTGCCACTGTCCCGTTTTCGCATCAATCCGTCGGCAAGCGCGACGCGAATCGCTTCTGCCATGTCGTTGAGATAGTCACTCCTGACTTGTTCGCTTACAATGTCAGAACAGTCAATAGTGACTTATATTCAAGGGAGCACAGAACATGGCAACAAAGCGCTACTCCAGGGACCGCGTAATCGACAAGGTTTGCCGCCTGTTGGTCAAGCAGGGCTGGGTCGAAAAGTCGAACAACCGGCACTTACGCCTCGCAGACCCGACCGGCAAGATGGTCGTGACGGTCCCAGGCTCGCCATCAGACCACCGCGCCGTGCAGAACTGGCTGCACCAGCTGCGGCGCACGGTGGGCTTCGACGTTGTTCCGGCTTGAGGGGCAAACATATGGTGCTCACAGCCGCTTTGCTCTGCATGGCCCTCAACATTTACCACGAGGGGCGAGGGGAGCCGACCGCCGGACAGATGGCGATCGCTCTGACGACGATGAACCGCGCCGCGCATGACAGCAGCAAGGTCTGCGAGGTGGTGATGGCCAAGAAGCAGTTTTCCTGGACCAATCGGCTCGTCACACGCCGCAAGGACGGCTGGGTGATTGAGCACGCCGCGATGCCGCGTGACCAGCAAGCCTGGCGCAAGGCCCGCGTGATCGCCACGCTGGCGCTCAAGGGCCGCCTCGCAGACTTCACGCGCGGCGCCACCCACTACCACGCCAAGTCGGTTTCGCCGGCCTGGAGCAAGAAGATGCCGCGCACGTTCGCATACGGCAACCACGTTTTCTATCGGCACGTCTGATAGTCAGCATTTACCATCGGAGATAACCCATGAAGCCATACGGCATCATCAGCGACACGCATCACCATCCCTGGTCCGCGTTCTCGACCGTTCTGCCGTCCGGCGTGAACAGCCGGCTCCAGCAAACGCTGGACGAGACCAAGCGCTGCGCAGAGGAAGTGCGCAAAGCCGGCGGCAACTACATCGCCCACGCCGGCGACCTGTTCCATGTGCGCGGCTCGATCGCGCCGAGCGTCCTGAACCCGACGCTGGACTGCTACGGCGAAATCATCAAGAGCGGCATCAACATCGTCATCCTGGCCGGCAACCACGACCTCGAGGGCAAGGAAGCGCTGCGCGTGTCGAGCGCCATCACTGCGCTGGAAGGGGTGGGGTGCAAGGTGATCAACAGCTGGGAGGCGGGCCTCGCCGCGACCGACCACGTGGCCATGATCCCCTGGAACCCCTCCATCGAAGGTTTGAAGAAGCAGATCGAGGACATTGACCCCGCTGACCGCGCTGGCTGTGACCTGATCCTGCACGCGCCGGTCGACGGCGTGATCCCCGGTCTGCCTGACCACGGTCTGAGCGCCGAATACCTGGCCAAGCTGGGCTTTCGCCGCGTCTTCGCTGGGCACTACCACCACCACAAGGAGTTCGAGGGTGGCGTCTACAGCGTCGGCAGCCTGACGCCGCAGACGTGGAGCGATGTGGGCAAGAAGTCCGGTTTCCTGATCGTCTACGAGGACCGCGTGCGCTGGATGAAGTCGCACGCCCCCGAGTTCGTGGAGATCGACAGCACGACCGACCCTGCCGACATTCCCATGCTGGTGGACGGCAACTACGTGAAGGCGACCATTCGCACCGCCAACGTTGCGGAAGTGGAGTCGCTGCGTGCTTACCTGATCGACAGCGGCGCACAGGGCGTGGTGCTGAACGTGCAGAAGGACGCCACCGCACCGACCCGTAGCGGCGCAGTGATCCGCTCCGGCGTGACGCTGGACCAGAGCGTGCAGGACTACATCGCTGCCAGTTCGCTCCCCGACGCGGCCGCCGTCGCAAAGGCGTGTCAGGACGTGCTCACCACCGTGCGGAGCGTGTCGTGAGCGCGGAGATGAGCCCGATCGAGCAGGAGCGTTTCGCTCGGGCCAATCGCAAGCTCGCGGAGGAAAAGATCCGCGAGGAGATCCGCAATGCGGTGCGCGCCGCGCTGACGAAGGAGGGCCTGAACGGCGCCGAAATCAAGCAGGCGATCAGCGAAACCATCAAGGAGATGGTGGACAAGCGCGCAAAGATCGCCCTGCGTGATCCGGTCTTTGTGAAGCGCATGGATGAGGTCATCGAGCGCCACATCAAGGAAGCGTTTGGCGGGATGGATGTAGGCAAAGCGATCAAGGATCTGCTGATCGAGCAGGCCCGCGCAGCCGCGACAAAGTTTGTCCACGAGCGCGTGCTTATCAACGTGCGCGACCAAGAATTCGGGAGCTTTTAATGGACTTCAAGACACTGCACATTCGCAACTTCCTCACCGTCGGGGAAGCCAAGCTGGAGCTGGACAATCGCGGCCTGCTGCTGATCCAGGGCGTGAACAACGACGACCCGTCGGCATCGAGCAATGGCGCCGGCAAGTCGTCCATTGTCGACGCGCTGTGTTGGGCGCTCTACGGCGTAACGGCGCGCGACGTGACGGGCGATGCCGTGATCAACGAGACGGCCGGCAAGGACTGCCGCGTGACGGTCGTGATCGAGGACGGCGCCGACACCTACGAAATCACACGTGGGCGCAAGGACAAGGCGATCAAGAACGCCCTGATCGTCAAGAACCTGACCACTGGCGTGGACCTCTCGAAGGGCACGGACAAAGAGACGCAGGAGGTGGTGAACACCATCATGGGCTGCTCGCTGGACGTGTTCTGCGCGGCCGTCTACGCGGGGCAGGAGAAGATGCCGGACCTGCCTGGCATGACCGACAAGCAGTTGAAGCTCCTGATCGAGGAGGCTGCCGGCGTGGAGGTGCTGTCTGACGCCTACACGGAAGCTCGTGCTCGTGCGACAGCCGCAGACAACCTTTTCAAGATCGCCAGTTCGGCAGTGAGCGCCCGCAAGGCGCATCTGGCCAACTGCGAGACCGAGCTGGCGAACGCCGAAAGCTCCAAGACCGTCTTCGAGAACGAACGCAAGGACCGCGCACGCGCGGAGCTGGAGAAGGTCAAGCCGATCGAGGCGGAACTTGAGCGGCTCAAGGCGCTGCTCGATGGCCATGCGCCCCGCGCAGACGTAGAGGCGGGGATCGCCGAAGTCGACAAGAGCTTGGCGGCGCTCAAGGCCGAGCAGGATCAGCTCATCGCCCTGAACGCAGCGGCCACGACCGCGCAGACGGCGCTCACGCGCAAGAGCGCCGAGTTCACGGCGGGGAAGCGGCGCCTGGATCAGGCCACCGCAGCGCTGGCGGACATTGAGTCGCAAGTGGGCAAGCCGTGCGGCGAGTGCGGCAAGCCGTATTGCGAGCACGATCTGGAGACGGCCAAGCAGGCGCGCGCCAAGAGCATCGAGGAAATCAAGCGCGAACTGCTGCCGGTGGCGGCCGAAGTGCGCGCCTTGCAGGAGGCCGCGAAACAGCGCGCAGACGAAGCCGAAGCGTTCAAGCGGTCGATGACCGACCCGAGCGCACTGGCTGCGAAGCGACGCGATCTGACAACCGTCCTGGGCGCGATCGACTCGACGGCGCGCGGTATCGAGAGCAAAGAAGCCGAGCGCCAGCGCATTCGTGACGCGGCGAAGGCTCACCTGACCGCGCCGAACCCCTGGGACAAGATCGTCTCGGATCGGCGTGACGCCCGCCAGCACTACGAGAACCTGCTGAAGAAGGAAGAGGAGGAGTTGGTCCAGGCAGAGAAGGCGAAGGCGATCGCCGACTCGGTGGTGCAGGTGTTCGGCCCCGCCGGCGTGCGTGCGCACATCCTGGACACGGTGACGCCGTTCCTGAACGACCAGACTGCCGACTACCTGGGCGTCCTGTCCGACGGCGTGCTGCACGCCACCTGGAACACGCTGGCCAAGACGGCGAAGGGCGACCTCAAGGAGAAGTTCAACATCGAAGTCACCAACGACAAGGGCGGCAAGAGCTTCGCCGGCCAGTCGGGCGGTCAGAAGCGCAAGGTCCGTCTGGCGACGGCGATGGCGCTGCAAGACATGGTGGCCAGCCGCGCGTCCAAGCCGATCAACCTGTTCGTGGCCGACGAAGTGGACCACGCGCTCGATGAAGCCGGCCTGGAGCGCCTGATGACGGTCATGGAGCGCAAGGCGCGTGAGCGGGGCACCGTGCTCGTGATCAGCCACAACTCGCTCTCGGACTGGATCGACAACGTGATCGTCGCCGAGCTGAACGGAGGCATCACGACCGTTACAGGGGCAACCGAGCGTGGCGCAGTCTAAGTCTGGGACGCCGCTGGACCTCATCGGTGAACTGATGAACAGCCCTGTCATCAAGCCGATGGTGACGTTTCCGAGCGCCAGGCGAGCGGGCAAGAGCACGTTCGCCGAAGCGATGAAGGATTTTCTCAACACGCCTGGCTACAACAGCGCCGAAGCCAGTGCCGCCGGTGGGCACGACGCCTACATGCGGATCAAGCGCGGCGGAGCCAGGCACACCACTCAAGAGGAGCACATGTCTGACCACAAGCAAGGCGGGCCGGAGCTTGTCACGGCCCTGGAGAAGGACGCCGTTTCTCGCTACGAGGAGGCGTTCGCCGAGAGCCCGAGAGCCTTCGAGTTGCCGGAGCCGATGAAGCTGACCGTGCGCAACGGCAGCGAATACAAGATCAAGCCGTTCATTGGCGGTGAGGAATTCACCCCGGTGCGTGGCTACATCGGCAAGCGCGGCAAGGCCCTGATCGTCTTCAAGCCGGTCGGCGTGGCCGACTTCGAAGAAATGGAGATGGCGGAGAGCGACGCGAAGGCGACGTTCGGCGGCTTCAACCGCTACCTCACGGACACGCTGGGCGAGGTGTTCGAGCGCATCGAGGCGGCCCGCGAGGAGGCGAAGGCGCAGGAGCGCGCGGAAGAAATCAAGTCGAAGGCGGAAACCTACGCCGAACAAGGCTTTGGGAGCTGGTGATGAACGCAATCAAGAACTGGTGGCGCGGCGCGCCCACGTGGCAAAAGCTGTTGAGCGGCTGTGTCGCCTGCATCTGGATCGGCGGCCTGCTCATTTCGCTGGACTGTAAAGGCGGCCTGCTGTTCTCGACCCTCTGCACGGCGATCGTGCTCGGATTCGCCGCACTGATGAACGCAGTAAGTCACTCGTAGGAACCACAAGATGAAACTCAAACTGTTGGGGCTCGACCCCTCGCTGTCCAACTTCGGCATTGCCAAGATGACGCTGGACCTGACGGACATGTCGGTTGACGTGGACGATCTGGTGCTGGTGAAAACCGAGCCCGAGCAGGACAAAAAGAAGAAGAAGGCCGTGCGCCAGAACTCCCTCGACCTGGAGCGTGGCCGC from Ralstonia pickettii encodes the following:
- a CDS encoding 5'-3' exonuclease family protein; the protein is MSKTLLIDANSIGYACHSSTKLTAGGMQTQAVFGFVRTMRELRREYPKHTPMVLWDGRAEWRFKLHPLYKSNRDNDPKKVAMKEAYAEQRPYIARALKHLGIRQVTALQHEADDMAGYFVAELTKNPENEVVLITGDEDWIQLVRRNVTWRDMRNDDKKVSLANLFDKTGYKTPYAFLEGKCLQGDTSDVISGVGKIGEKGAPEFLAQFGTVREFWRRVDSGEFTLKYVAHKNLASPEGRAIFARNLKLMQLLKVQKPAKEDMRVEIGKVDDEAFQALCEELAFSSILKNVPLFTSIFK
- a CDS encoding exodeoxyribonuclease X C-terminal domain-containing protein, whose amino-acid sequence is MSDGNTLDDVLHFGKHKGSTIRNVLQVEPTYLAWLRDKTAEEKAQCFFDQEANDQIDNALRNMKGRRGSNRQRIWSDNPPPQIADRLKAQAAAQEAARTREEEERAALAAQAAIEAAQARDMAYAHEWGAW
- a CDS encoding type II toxin-antitoxin system HicA family toxin: MATKRYSRDRVIDKVCRLLVKQGWVEKSNNRHLRLADPTGKMVVTVPGSPSDHRAVQNWLHQLRRTVGFDVVPA
- a CDS encoding cell wall hydrolase: MALNIYHEGRGEPTAGQMAIALTTMNRAAHDSSKVCEVVMAKKQFSWTNRLVTRRKDGWVIEHAAMPRDQQAWRKARVIATLALKGRLADFTRGATHYHAKSVSPAWSKKMPRTFAYGNHVFYRHV
- a CDS encoding metallophosphoesterase family protein — translated: MKPYGIISDTHHHPWSAFSTVLPSGVNSRLQQTLDETKRCAEEVRKAGGNYIAHAGDLFHVRGSIAPSVLNPTLDCYGEIIKSGINIVILAGNHDLEGKEALRVSSAITALEGVGCKVINSWEAGLAATDHVAMIPWNPSIEGLKKQIEDIDPADRAGCDLILHAPVDGVIPGLPDHGLSAEYLAKLGFRRVFAGHYHHHKEFEGGVYSVGSLTPQTWSDVGKKSGFLIVYEDRVRWMKSHAPEFVEIDSTTDPADIPMLVDGNYVKATIRTANVAEVESLRAYLIDSGAQGVVLNVQKDATAPTRSGAVIRSGVTLDQSVQDYIAASSLPDAAAVAKACQDVLTTVRSVS
- a CDS encoding AAA family ATPase → MDFKTLHIRNFLTVGEAKLELDNRGLLLIQGVNNDDPSASSNGAGKSSIVDALCWALYGVTARDVTGDAVINETAGKDCRVTVVIEDGADTYEITRGRKDKAIKNALIVKNLTTGVDLSKGTDKETQEVVNTIMGCSLDVFCAAVYAGQEKMPDLPGMTDKQLKLLIEEAAGVEVLSDAYTEARARATAADNLFKIASSAVSARKAHLANCETELANAESSKTVFENERKDRARAELEKVKPIEAELERLKALLDGHAPRADVEAGIAEVDKSLAALKAEQDQLIALNAAATTAQTALTRKSAEFTAGKRRLDQATAALADIESQVGKPCGECGKPYCEHDLETAKQARAKSIEEIKRELLPVAAEVRALQEAAKQRADEAEAFKRSMTDPSALAAKRRDLTTVLGAIDSTARGIESKEAERQRIRDAAKAHLTAPNPWDKIVSDRRDARQHYENLLKKEEEELVQAEKAKAIADSVVQVFGPAGVRAHILDTVTPFLNDQTADYLGVLSDGVLHATWNTLAKTAKGDLKEKFNIEVTNDKGGKSFAGQSGGQKRKVRLATAMALQDMVASRASKPINLFVADEVDHALDEAGLERLMTVMERKARERGTVLVISHNSLSDWIDNVIVAELNGGITTVTGATERGAV